From the Ciona intestinalis chromosome 2, KH, whole genome shotgun sequence genome, one window contains:
- the LOC104265377 gene encoding 14-3-3-like protein 2, translating into MSEARENLYLQAKLAEATERYGDMAELMKEMVQLWGLPTEEERNLLLVSFKNLVAKKRFAWRVLNTIGINCKHDKDNKIGHTYRETVALELKDICNEVTQMISNTLLDLCNSEENIENKVFYLKMKADHLRYITEVLVEEDEKKSVVEDADTAYKEALKSAEKLPNSHPNKLGLALNYSVFQYEILKNVKTACALAKQGLDDAVEELNNHNENVFNDSELIMQLLQDNLSLWTQEQDSKSESNDDNKSENSDQ; encoded by the exons ATGAGTGAAGCTCGAGAAAACTTGTATTTGCAAGCCAAATTGGCCGAGGCAACGGAGCGGTATGGCGATATGGCGGAGTTAATGAAAGAAATGGTGCAACTGTGGGGCTTACCAACAGAAGaa GAGCGCAATTTGCTTTTGGTATCATTCAAAAATCTTGTGGCAAAAAAGAGATTTGCATGGAGAGTTCTGAACACAATAGGCATAAACTGTAAACATGATAAGGATAACAAAATAGGGCATACATACAGAGAAACT GTTGCTTTGGAACTGAAAGATATTTGCAATGAAGTAACACAAATGATTTCTAATACTTTGCTTGATCTATGTAATTCTGaagaaaacatagaaaataaagtgttttatttaaaaatgaaggcTGACCATCTGCGCTACATCACTGAGGTTCTTGTTGAAGAAGATGAGAAAAAAA gtgttgtTGAAGATGCTGATACAGCGTATAAAGAAGCATTAAAATCTGCTGAAAAATTGCCGAACAGTCATCCAAATAAACTTGGACTCGCTCTTAACTACTCAGTTTTTCAATATGAAATTCTCAAGAATGTAAAAACAGCCTGTGCACTTGCTAAACAG GGTTTGGATGATGCTGTTGAAGAACTTAACAATCATAATGAGAATGTGTTTAATGATTCAGAGCTGATAATGCAGCTACTGCAAGATAATCTCTca TTATGGACACAAGAACAAGATTCAAAATCGGAAAGCAATGATGATAATAAATCAGAAAACTCAGATCAGTAG
- the LOC100183400 gene encoding 14-3-3-like protein 2, giving the protein MSEARENLYLQASLAEATERYGDMAEFMKEMVQLWGLPTEEERNLLSVSFKNLVAQKRCAWRVLNTIGINCKHDKDNKLGHTYRETVALELKDICTEVTQMISNTLLDLCNSEENIENKVFYLKMKGDYLRYITEVLEEDEKKSVVEDADTAYKEALKSAEKLPNSHPIKLGLALNYSVFQYEILKNEKTACALAKQGLDDAVEELNNHNENVFNDSELIMQLLQDNLSVRF; this is encoded by the exons ATGAGTGAAGCTCGAGAAAACTTGTATTTGCAAGCCAGTTTGGCCGAGGCAACGGAGCGGTATGGCGATATGGCGGAGTTTATGAAAGAAATGGTGCAACTGTGGGGCTTACCAACAGAAGaa GAGCGCAATTTGCTTTCGGTGTCATTCAAAAATCTTGTGGCACAAAAAAGATGTGCATGGAGAGTTCTGAACACAATAGGCATAAACTGTAAACATGATAAGGATAACAAACTAGGGCATACATACAGAGAAACT GTTGCTTTGGAACTGAAAGATATTTGCACTGAAGTAACACAAATGATTTCTAATACTTTGCTTGATCTATGTAATTCTGaagaaaacatagaaaataaagtgttttatttaaaaatgaagggTGACTATCTGCGCTACATCACTGAGGTTCTTGAAGAAGATGAGAAAAAAA gtgttgtTGAAGATGCTGATACAGCGTATAAAGAAGCATTAAAATCTGCTGAGAAATTGCCGAACAGTCATCCAATTAAACTAGGACTCGCTCTTAACTACTCAGTTTTTCAATATGAAATTCTCAAGAATGAAAAAACAGCCTGTGCACTTGCTAAACAG GGTTTGGATGATGCTGTTGAAGAACTTAACAATCATAATGAGAATGTGTTTAATGATTCAGAGCTGATAATGCAGCTACTGCAAGATAATCTCTcagtaagattttaa
- the LOC104265444 gene encoding 14-3-3-like protein 2, whose product MADDRDTIVKRAKLAEQAERYDDMSNFMKTCVKDHSHKKLSVEERNLLSVAYKNVVGARRSSWRVISSIEQKGDTDRKKEMAGTYKKKIDAELKEICQDVLELLDEFLITKDPVEDPSVDKDSKEYKEGKESEVFYLKMKGDYYRYIAEVSEEKDRADVVKLSSDAYQAAYDLSKLSMLPTNPIRLGLALNFSVFFYEIQSNQEKACKLAKEVL is encoded by the exons ATGGCTGACGATCGTGATACAATTGTTAAACGTGCTAAATTGGCCGAACAAGCAGAAAGATACGATGACATGTCTAATTTCATGAAGACTTGTGTAAAAGATCACAGCCACAAAAAATTATCTGTTGAG GAAAGAAATTTGCTTTCTGTTGCATACAAAAATGTTGTCGGAGCAAGAAGATCTTCTTGGAGGGTGATTTCTTCAATTGAGCAAAAAGGGGACACAGATAGGAAGAAAGAAATGGCTggtacatacaaaaaaaag ATTGATGCAGAACTGAAGGAGATTTGCCAAGATGTGTTAGAATTGCTAGATGAATTTCTGATCACCAAAGATCCAGTTGAGGATCCAAGTGTTGATAAAGATTCAAAAGAGTATAAAGAAGGAAAGGAAAGTGAAGTTTTCTACTTGAAAATGAAAGGCGATTACTACAGATACATTGCTGAAGTATCGGAAGAAAAGGATAGAGCAG ATGTGGTTAAACTGTCAAGTGACGCATACCAAGCTGCCTATGACTTGAGCAAGTTGAGTATGCTGCCAACCAACCCGATCCGTCTTGGGTTGGCACTCAACTTCTCCGTATTTTTTTATGAGATCCAAAGCAACCAAGAAAAAGCTTGCAAACTGGCAAAGGAGGtactttga